Within the Pseudomonas oryzae genome, the region GGCCTTCGGCGTAATGGCATACAAATTTTCCCCGACTTGTCTGCACGGCAGCTTGACGCCGCTACGGTGGTCTTCGTAAGCACAGCAGCCAACCAAAAGCCGGAGCTGAATGCCGAGCTTTGTTCACCAGCAGGCTTCAGTCCGATGCCCAGCATTGCTTATCGCCTCGCCCGGGTGGCTGCCGGCGACGGCATTGCGGGGGTTTCGCTCTACCCCGTGTCTCCGCACGACGTAGTCGCCGGCCACGCCCTCCTCAAGGCAGCTGGCGGCGAGCTGCTTGACCAGGACGGCCATCCGATTCGTTACGACGACCTGAGCAAACCGCTGTGTCGAAGCTGTTTCGGTGGCAATCTGGCGGTCAGTCAATGCCTGGCCACACGCCCTTGGCGCCAGCGACTTTCGATCCCGTCCTGAGCACCCCATTTCCCCAAAAATGGGAAAGCGGGCGTGCGTGTACTTTGGCCAGCATCCGCCCGCAGCTGAGGACGGCGTGGCTTTCAAATCTCTGCTGCCGGGCTGGCAGTGCAGCTACATTCAGCTTGAGGGGCTGTAATTACTCAGTGACACTTAAAATCCCGGGACACAACCCCGCATGAGGTAGGCATGAAGCACAAGAAAGGCTCTGACAAGCACGCCATGATCGTCAAATTCACGGAAGAGGCCCTACGGTTGGGCGGCGGTGTTTCGGACAACCAACGCCACTTCATAAAGGTAGCTATTGCCCATGGCAAAACAATGGAGCCTGCGGGTCGCCTCGCCGGGGGCCAATAGAGAGTGCAGCCTT harbors:
- a CDS encoding inositol monophosphatase family protein — its product is MLNEVIPLVLRAGALIAAEANRPGGPRGEGDKADIDVEVEILLREGLLRLQAGDFWGEETGSALTGARYCWVVDPNDGTSDFLAGRQGSAISIGLLRDSEPVLGVVYAPISPRGPDCISWEPGMTGLRRNGIQIFPDLSARQLDAATVVFVSTAANQKPELNAELCSPAGFSPMPSIAYRLARVAAGDGIAGVSLYPVSPHDVVAGHALLKAAGGELLDQDGHPIRYDDLSKPLCRSCFGGNLAVSQCLATRPWRQRLSIPS